The following proteins come from a genomic window of Flavobacterium crocinum:
- a CDS encoding toll/interleukin-1 receptor domain-containing protein, whose product MSKREKVFISYSWDGQEHQDWVQTLANDLMSKFGVDVILDQYELSAGKELTHFMETSITEADKVLVILTPNYKLKAENRERGVGFETSIISQEIFASPISQIKFIPILREGNLQISSPIHLKSKLYHDMVNDKEYINKLYELSKIIYGKPLIEKPKLGEIPDFENNINIDPILDLAKELERKESLNNELDRLLDSREGAQIFKSEIGKIYDSIKEKIEFYNENTFFNFTHTGPYRDSIIVNCNGFAARLSIIGNYSNTAKHGEVELEFFKGYLNHNGGYFPGEEPKRFKSYKCKFDFDTEKNIVWKTKQETFTSESLVHEVFSVLAHYQNEDKSKKFR is encoded by the coding sequence ATGTCAAAGAGAGAAAAAGTATTTATATCGTATTCTTGGGATGGTCAAGAGCATCAAGATTGGGTACAAACATTAGCGAATGATTTGATGTCTAAGTTTGGAGTTGATGTAATACTAGACCAATATGAATTAAGCGCTGGAAAGGAGTTGACTCATTTTATGGAAACATCAATTACAGAAGCTGATAAAGTTCTTGTCATTCTTACACCAAATTATAAATTAAAAGCAGAAAATAGAGAAAGAGGAGTTGGATTCGAAACTTCAATTATATCACAAGAGATTTTCGCTTCACCAATTTCACAAATAAAATTCATTCCTATCTTAAGAGAAGGAAATTTGCAGATATCTTCTCCTATTCATTTGAAATCTAAGTTATACCATGACATGGTTAATGATAAAGAATACATTAATAAATTGTATGAATTGTCAAAAATCATATATGGAAAACCTTTAATTGAAAAACCTAAGTTAGGAGAAATCCCGGACTTCGAAAACAACATTAACATTGATCCAATATTAGATTTAGCAAAAGAATTAGAAAGAAAGGAATCTTTAAATAATGAATTAGACAGATTATTAGATTCTCGCGAAGGTGCTCAAATTTTTAAGAGTGAGATTGGGAAAATTTATGATTCTATAAAAGAAAAAATTGAATTTTATAACGAAAATACTTTTTTCAATTTCACTCATACCGGACCTTATAGAGATTCTATAATTGTTAACTGTAATGGATTTGCGGCAAGATTATCAATAATAGGAAATTACAGTAATACGGCAAAACACGGTGAAGTAGAATTAGAATTTTTTAAAGGATATCTCAATCACAATGGCGGATATTTTCCTGGGGAGGAACCGAAAAGATTTAAAAGTTATAAATGTAAATTTGATTTTGATACTGAGAAAAATATTGTTTGGAAAACCAAACAGGAAACATTCACTTCAGAAAGTTTAGTTCATGAAGTGTTTTCTGTTTTAGCTCATTACCAAAACGAAGATAAATCTAAAAAGTTTCGATAA
- a CDS encoding NAD(P)H-dependent oxidoreductase: MALIEALNWRYATKKMNGQVVPQEKVDYILEAAKLAPSSSGLQPYKIFVVTNQDLKEKIRAVSFDQSQITDASHVLIWAAWDGYSLERISAVFERTTAERGIPASAMDEYKQRLWGMYEPLGQEWHANHAARQAYISLGTAVAAAAEQKVDATPMEGFVPAEVDKLLGLNEQGLKSVLILPLGYRDEAGDWLVNLKKVRTPQDEFITEIK, translated from the coding sequence ATGGCCTTAATAGAAGCACTAAATTGGCGTTACGCTACAAAAAAAATGAATGGACAAGTAGTTCCGCAGGAAAAAGTTGATTATATTCTGGAAGCTGCAAAACTAGCTCCGTCTTCGTCCGGATTACAGCCTTATAAAATTTTTGTTGTTACAAATCAGGATTTAAAAGAGAAAATTAGAGCGGTAAGTTTTGACCAAAGTCAAATTACTGATGCTTCTCACGTTTTGATTTGGGCGGCTTGGGATGGTTACAGTTTAGAAAGAATTTCTGCTGTATTTGAAAGAACAACTGCAGAAAGAGGAATTCCTGCAAGCGCAATGGACGAATACAAACAAAGACTTTGGGGGATGTACGAACCTCTTGGCCAGGAATGGCATGCCAATCACGCCGCGAGACAAGCTTATATCTCATTAGGAACTGCAGTTGCTGCTGCTGCCGAGCAAAAAGTAGATGCAACTCCAATGGAAGGTTTTGTTCCGGCAGAAGTAGACAAACTTTTAGGATTAAACGAGCAAGGACTTAAAAGTGTTCTAATTCTTCCTCTTGGTTACAGAGACGAAGCAGGCGACTGGTTGGTAAACTTGAAAAAAGTAAGAACACCGCAAGACGAATTTATAACAGAAATCAAGTAA
- a CDS encoding MarR family winged helix-turn-helix transcriptional regulator, with the protein MNIIDEIGILAISTRLQRLSEQLRKDGAQIYAYNNIDFEPKWFPVIYTLHVKEMLGVVEIANEIGYSHPSTISLLKELEKQKITSSKKDKLDERKRLIVLTAKGKELVVKMQPVWEIMSKALNEITNTQNNLLKAIEEAEENLTRQGFFQRALELKG; encoded by the coding sequence ATGAATATAATTGACGAAATCGGCATACTTGCCATATCTACCCGATTGCAGCGTTTGAGCGAACAGTTACGCAAAGACGGCGCGCAGATTTATGCTTATAATAATATTGATTTTGAACCAAAATGGTTTCCTGTAATTTATACTTTGCATGTAAAAGAAATGCTGGGTGTGGTCGAAATTGCCAATGAAATTGGTTACAGCCATCCTTCCACAATCAGTTTATTAAAGGAATTAGAAAAGCAAAAAATCACCAGTTCTAAAAAAGACAAACTCGATGAACGCAAAAGACTGATTGTGTTAACGGCAAAAGGGAAAGAATTAGTAGTAAAAATGCAGCCGGTTTGGGAAATTATGTCCAAAGCGCTTAATGAAATTACGAATACTCAGAACAATCTCTTAAAAGCCATTGAAGAGGCTGAAGAAAACCTAACGCGTCAAGGCTTTTTTCAAAGGGCCTTAGAATTGAAAGGCTAA
- a CDS encoding ArsR/SmtB family transcription factor, with product MGATKTEHFTDAQNQIAIIAKALGHPARIAILEYLLKVNECICGDIVNELPLAQPTVSQHLKELKNAGIIKGNISGNSICYCIDEKAIEILNAYFLNITQTLSKSECC from the coding sequence ATGGGAGCTACTAAAACAGAACATTTTACAGATGCACAAAACCAGATCGCAATTATTGCTAAAGCTTTAGGCCATCCAGCTAGAATTGCCATTTTAGAATATTTGCTTAAAGTAAACGAATGCATTTGCGGTGATATCGTAAACGAACTTCCACTGGCACAGCCAACCGTTTCCCAGCATTTAAAAGAACTTAAAAATGCCGGAATCATTAAAGGAAATATTTCAGGGAATTCTATATGTTACTGTATTGATGAAAAAGCTATAGAAATTTTAAATGCTTATTTTTTAAACATCACCCAAACTCTTTCAAAATCAGAATGCTGTTAA
- a CDS encoding BamA/TamA family outer membrane protein, producing the protein MKHSLLLFFLSGFISFTFGQKANDSVSKKAKEKKIELRVMPYLSYNRNLEFMFGAIPMMMYKVNQSDSISPKSLSGMSAISTTNKSYVLAFFNKWYLDQDKWRLKLFFFNGNQNSQFYVDDTDQPDFYDYGTKTTILSIGGQRKIIGKFYGGLSYTFAHYNTTYEEDISPSSVSHSNALVVNLLYDTRDAVYYPTRGYKIKLDWSTYPSFLDNELASNRIAFQANTYFPTRNNKDVIAARFYGKFGLGNVAFEQQSTIGGVDIRGYSEGKYRGAGLMDIQGEYRYNFGKMGLVGFAGLATLYGSDTPSFDWKMYPGAGIGYRYNPFKKSKFNVGLDGAVGKGDWGVYFRIGEAF; encoded by the coding sequence ATGAAGCATTCTCTACTCCTATTCTTTTTATCTGGATTTATATCTTTTACTTTCGGGCAAAAAGCTAACGATTCTGTTTCGAAGAAAGCAAAAGAAAAGAAAATAGAATTACGGGTAATGCCTTACCTTAGTTATAATCGAAATCTCGAATTTATGTTTGGTGCAATTCCGATGATGATGTATAAAGTCAATCAAAGCGACAGCATTTCTCCTAAATCATTATCCGGAATGTCGGCTATTTCCACCACTAATAAGTCTTATGTTTTGGCTTTCTTTAATAAATGGTATTTGGATCAGGACAAATGGCGGTTGAAACTCTTCTTTTTTAACGGAAATCAGAATTCCCAATTCTATGTTGACGATACTGATCAGCCTGATTTTTATGACTACGGAACCAAAACCACTATTTTAAGCATTGGTGGTCAGCGAAAAATAATCGGAAAATTTTATGGTGGCTTGTCTTATACTTTTGCTCATTACAATACCACTTATGAAGAGGACATTTCTCCTTCTTCGGTTTCGCACAGTAATGCTTTGGTTGTAAATTTATTATATGATACCCGAGATGCCGTCTATTATCCGACAAGAGGATATAAAATAAAACTGGACTGGTCTACTTATCCCAGTTTTTTAGACAATGAACTGGCTTCGAACAGAATTGCTTTTCAAGCCAATACCTATTTCCCAACCCGTAATAACAAGGATGTTATTGCTGCTCGTTTTTATGGAAAATTCGGACTCGGAAATGTAGCTTTCGAACAACAGAGCACTATTGGTGGCGTAGATATTCGTGGTTATTCCGAAGGAAAATACAGAGGTGCAGGTTTAATGGATATTCAGGGAGAATATCGTTATAACTTTGGCAAAATGGGTTTGGTTGGTTTTGCCGGTCTTGCTACACTATACGGTTCAGATACTCCAAGTTTTGATTGGAAAATGTATCCCGGCGCCGGAATTGGTTATCGTTATAATCCTTTTAAAAAATCAAAATTTAATGTAGGACTGGACGGCGCGGTTGGTAAAGGAGACTGGGGCGTTTATTTTAGAATTGGCGAAGCTTTTTAA
- a CDS encoding winged helix-turn-helix transcriptional regulator, which produces MIKEALHDKNTCNQRLLAVQDAMDVLNGRWKIAIIASLCFNTLRFTDLLREVEGISGKMLSRELKNLEENQLVTRTVLNTQPITVEYELTEYGHTLKEVIDSLAKWGTNHRKKITGRE; this is translated from the coding sequence ATGATAAAAGAGGCTTTACACGATAAAAACACATGCAATCAAAGATTATTGGCAGTTCAGGATGCGATGGATGTGCTAAACGGAAGATGGAAAATTGCCATAATCGCTTCGTTATGTTTTAATACTTTAAGATTCACAGATCTTTTACGCGAAGTGGAAGGAATTTCGGGTAAAATGCTGAGCAGGGAATTAAAGAATCTGGAAGAAAACCAATTGGTTACGAGAACAGTTTTAAATACACAGCCCATTACCGTTGAGTATGAGCTTACCGAATACGGACATACCTTAAAAGAAGTAATAGATTCTCTGGCTAAATGGGGAACAAACCACCGAAAAAAGATTACTGGCAGAGAGTAA
- a CDS encoding transposase, whose protein sequence is MELRAYFEKYHDEATCIEELKNQRIQNGIICKKCGHDTHSFRQNDLKFQCRKCRNRISLRSGTVMENSNLPIRYWMICIELMTLSHRKMSILKIQYLLGHKRYEPIWLMVQKIRLVMKMRDEKYRLRAYSQFDPEFLQKIDMLMIKRKTKSASS, encoded by the coding sequence ATGGAATTACGCGCGTATTTCGAAAAATATCATGACGAAGCTACTTGTATTGAAGAGCTGAAAAATCAACGCATACAAAATGGAATCATTTGTAAAAAGTGTGGTCATGATACCCATTCTTTTAGACAAAACGATTTAAAATTTCAGTGTCGAAAATGCCGCAACCGTATTAGTTTACGATCCGGAACCGTAATGGAAAATTCAAATCTGCCAATCAGATACTGGATGATTTGTATAGAATTGATGACTTTATCGCATCGAAAAATGTCTATTCTTAAAATTCAATATTTACTTGGCCACAAAAGATACGAACCTATTTGGCTGATGGTGCAGAAAATACGTTTGGTTATGAAAATGAGAGATGAAAAATACAGATTGAGAGCCTATTCTCAGTTTGATCCTGAATTTCTTCAAAAAATCGACATGCTCATGATAAAGAGAAAAACAAAAAGTGCCTCCAGTTAG
- a CDS encoding DoxX family protein — MISKNTDFGLLVLRISIGGLMLFHGVSKILHGISFLVENMGAFAYAVYIGEVLAPLAILLGWRTRIASVILAINCIVAIAVAHSQTIFSIGEQGGYANELITLYLLGAIALFFTGAGKYAISSSNKWD; from the coding sequence ATGATTTCAAAAAACACAGACTTTGGATTGTTAGTATTGCGTATTAGTATTGGAGGCTTAATGCTTTTTCATGGCGTATCAAAAATTTTGCACGGAATTTCATTTCTTGTCGAAAATATGGGAGCATTTGCGTATGCTGTTTATATTGGAGAAGTTTTGGCACCGTTAGCCATTTTATTAGGATGGAGAACCAGAATCGCATCGGTTATTTTAGCAATCAATTGTATTGTGGCCATTGCTGTGGCGCATTCACAAACCATTTTTTCAATCGGAGAACAAGGCGGTTATGCAAATGAGTTAATAACACTTTATCTTTTAGGTGCAATTGCGTTATTTTTTACAGGCGCCGGAAAATATGCAATCTCAAGTAGTAATAAATGGGATTGA
- a CDS encoding DUF6428 family protein, translating to MKLAEIKQILPTLENVEFQLENGTFVPEHFHVTEVGMITKNFIDCGGVIRNEEVVNFQLWNADDFEHRLKPNKLLHIIQLSEDKLGIKNLEIEVEYQNQTIGKYDLDFNGKNFVLKNKTTACLAQDSCGIPAEKQKIVLRGLENNSSCCTPDSGCC from the coding sequence ATGAAATTAGCAGAAATAAAACAGATTTTACCAACATTAGAGAATGTTGAATTTCAATTGGAAAATGGAACTTTTGTCCCGGAACATTTCCATGTAACGGAAGTCGGAATGATTACTAAAAATTTTATTGATTGCGGTGGTGTAATTAGGAATGAAGAAGTGGTAAACTTTCAGCTTTGGAATGCTGACGATTTTGAACATCGTTTAAAACCGAATAAATTACTTCATATTATTCAGCTTTCTGAAGATAAACTGGGTATTAAAAATCTTGAAATCGAAGTGGAATACCAAAACCAAACCATCGGGAAATATGATTTGGATTTTAACGGAAAAAACTTTGTTCTTAAAAACAAAACAACAGCTTGTTTAGCCCAGGATTCATGTGGGATTCCAGCTGAAAAACAAAAAATAGTTCTCAGAGGACTGGAAAATAACAGTTCTTGCTGTACGCCAGATTCAGGATGCTGTTAA
- a CDS encoding GNAT family N-acetyltransferase has protein sequence MQIQPIQNEYEKEIVDLILNIQQKEFNVPVTLEDQPDLLDIENFYFKPGGTFLGAFIDDKLVGTIALVKFNDEAGAIRKMFVRKEFRGKEFGIAQKLLEELIAYSQKNGVKNLYLGTVSILQAALRFYEKNGFITIPKEALPNDFPLMKPDNVFCQLTLKPTK, from the coding sequence ATGCAAATTCAGCCTATACAAAACGAGTACGAAAAAGAGATTGTAGACTTAATATTAAACATTCAGCAAAAAGAATTTAATGTTCCTGTGACTTTAGAAGACCAGCCGGATTTATTGGATATTGAGAATTTCTATTTTAAACCTGGCGGGACTTTTCTCGGCGCATTTATAGACGATAAATTAGTGGGAACTATTGCTTTGGTTAAATTTAACGATGAAGCTGGTGCTATTAGAAAAATGTTTGTCAGGAAAGAATTTAGAGGAAAAGAATTTGGTATTGCCCAGAAATTACTGGAAGAATTGATTGCTTACAGCCAGAAAAACGGAGTTAAAAACTTATATTTAGGAACGGTTTCTATCTTACAGGCAGCATTGCGTTTTTATGAAAAGAATGGTTTCATCACAATTCCAAAAGAGGCACTTCCAAATGATTTTCCATTAATGAAACCTGATAATGTATTCTGCCAATTGACTTTAAAACCAACAAAATGA
- a CDS encoding FAD-dependent oxidoreductase: MLLQNKQVAVIGGGMGGLTLARLLQIKNIDIKVYERDVNKEVRVQGSPLDLHEDSGLKAIIKADLLDEFYANVRQNASKARIVSKDFELLFDEHAVQEKKIPKASTTARNSLDAISKPRPEIDRSELRNILLNSLLSETIVWNSQFDFMEKENTGWRLHFKNGSTAFADLVIAADGANSKVRPYISTEKPIYSGITLIEGTIYNAKENAPNLFEFSKGGKVLAFGNEQTLMYGSKGDGSLMFLLSSKIPERWILEGNLDFKNKEAVFEWFKKVYKDWNLQWDELFTANELHFIPRPQYYFPVNQFWKTQNNVTMIGDAAHRMPPFAGKGANLALFDALELADFLTSNQFNDLKTAISAFERRMLERASKATKETLENSEQLHAEEALERLVLIFQKNIQN, encoded by the coding sequence ATGCTTTTACAAAATAAACAAGTCGCCGTTATTGGCGGCGGAATGGGAGGTTTAACCTTAGCCCGACTTTTACAGATAAAAAACATCGATATAAAGGTTTATGAAAGAGACGTTAATAAAGAAGTTCGTGTACAAGGATCTCCGCTTGATCTGCATGAGGATTCAGGTTTGAAAGCTATTATAAAAGCTGATTTACTTGACGAATTTTATGCGAATGTTCGACAGAATGCCAGCAAAGCCCGAATTGTAAGTAAAGATTTTGAATTACTATTTGATGAGCACGCTGTTCAAGAAAAGAAAATACCGAAAGCTTCAACTACTGCTAGAAATTCGCTTGACGCAATCTCAAAACCACGACCGGAAATTGATCGATCTGAACTTAGAAATATTCTCTTAAACTCACTTTTGAGTGAAACAATAGTTTGGAACAGTCAGTTTGATTTTATGGAGAAAGAAAACACTGGCTGGAGGCTTCATTTTAAAAACGGTTCAACAGCTTTTGCGGATTTAGTCATTGCTGCCGATGGAGCAAATTCTAAAGTTCGTCCTTATATAAGTACTGAAAAACCAATTTATTCGGGAATTACTTTAATTGAAGGCACTATTTATAATGCTAAAGAAAATGCTCCAAATCTTTTCGAATTTTCCAAGGGTGGAAAAGTACTCGCTTTTGGCAATGAGCAAACTTTAATGTATGGCAGTAAAGGCGACGGTTCATTAATGTTTCTGCTGAGTAGTAAAATTCCCGAAAGGTGGATTTTGGAAGGAAATTTAGATTTTAAGAATAAAGAAGCGGTTTTTGAATGGTTTAAGAAAGTTTATAAAGACTGGAATTTACAGTGGGACGAACTTTTTACGGCAAATGAATTGCATTTTATACCACGTCCGCAATATTATTTTCCAGTGAATCAGTTCTGGAAAACTCAAAATAATGTGACTATGATTGGTGATGCTGCACACAGAATGCCTCCTTTTGCAGGTAAAGGCGCTAATTTGGCCCTATTTGATGCTCTTGAACTGGCAGATTTTCTAACCAGTAATCAATTTAATGATCTCAAAACTGCTATTTCAGCTTTTGAAAGACGAATGCTGGAAAGAGCTTCAAAAGCTACAAAAGAAACTTTGGAAAATAGCGAACAATTGCATGCTGAAGAAGCGCTGGAAAGATTGGTTTTAATCTTCCAAAAGAACATCCAAAACTAA
- a CDS encoding DUF6597 domain-containing transcriptional factor, which yields MHTDLAYKSKQPSKKLSAFVDSFWCMHNKSDETIETIGLPDGRIDLSLFQSEEDCFSIRLLGLGTHQYEKGKIPARSKTFVISFKLPAVEYVFQESIATLLNEVKRLENDFWDFKAKDLENFELFCEKASLKIESLLVKEIDNRKQKLFNLIYETNGAMTVNELAEHSGWSSRQINRYFNQYFGISLKTFCSILRFRASLEHIAKGKLFPEENFSDQTHFIKEVKKISGSLPKELFQNKNDRFILLSALSSK from the coding sequence ATGCATACCGATTTAGCATACAAATCAAAACAGCCAAGCAAAAAACTTTCTGCATTTGTAGATAGTTTTTGGTGTATGCACAATAAATCGGATGAAACTATAGAAACAATTGGTCTTCCGGACGGGAGAATTGATCTATCTTTATTTCAATCTGAGGAAGATTGTTTTAGCATTAGACTTTTAGGTTTAGGAACCCATCAATACGAAAAAGGAAAAATTCCTGCCAGAAGTAAAACTTTTGTTATTAGCTTTAAACTTCCTGCAGTAGAATATGTTTTTCAGGAATCTATTGCAACACTCTTAAATGAAGTAAAAAGACTTGAAAATGATTTTTGGGATTTTAAAGCAAAGGATTTAGAAAATTTTGAATTGTTCTGCGAAAAAGCTTCACTAAAGATAGAATCCTTATTAGTCAAAGAAATCGATAACCGAAAACAGAAACTATTCAACCTCATCTACGAAACCAATGGAGCAATGACTGTCAATGAATTGGCAGAACATTCAGGCTGGAGCAGCCGACAAATTAACCGTTATTTTAATCAGTATTTCGGGATTTCGTTAAAAACGTTTTGTTCTATTCTTCGTTTTAGGGCTTCACTGGAACATATTGCGAAAGGAAAATTGTTTCCCGAAGAAAACTTTTCTGATCAGACTCATTTTATTAAAGAAGTCAAGAAAATCTCAGGTTCACTTCCAAAAGAATTGTTTCAGAACAAAAACGACCGATTTATACTATTATCTGCTCTTTCATCAAAATAA
- a CDS encoding YybH family protein: protein MKLSVTFFLLAIGMFAQESRINTNLRKKIEDYNTSFAASFINGKTEDLLKAYTDESILMPEHSRQRIGKKEIVDFYKQWKTQAVITSYQKEIVDLQDFGNYILEIGTFNEDLNVKEQKPYSYSGKYMVLWKKSSMTIASEIWGSNTYFDDKLIPEIDDSAVSPTQEDTASDKLTLEVKERNNKIKEMVQKRLGEEHAKMFLPNAMYLTYYTPILSGEKEITPYFAEHEKPGTLVIEEISIKTSGIIFAQKAIVEFGFYSVDWKDGDSKGNVKGKSMNVWQKNDSGELMLFRQMVNHD from the coding sequence ATGAAATTGAGTGTTACCTTTTTTCTTCTGGCAATTGGCATGTTTGCTCAGGAAAGCAGAATCAATACTAATCTTCGTAAAAAGATTGAAGATTATAATACTTCTTTTGCCGCTTCTTTCATTAACGGAAAAACAGAAGATTTGTTAAAAGCATATACAGACGAATCGATTTTGATGCCGGAACACAGCAGGCAGAGAATCGGCAAAAAAGAGATTGTTGATTTTTATAAGCAATGGAAAACTCAGGCCGTCATTACTTCCTATCAAAAAGAAATTGTTGACCTGCAAGATTTTGGAAATTATATTCTTGAAATTGGAACTTTTAATGAAGATCTCAATGTTAAAGAACAAAAGCCTTATAGCTATTCTGGAAAATATATGGTTTTGTGGAAGAAATCTTCCATGACAATTGCGTCGGAAATATGGGGATCCAACACTTATTTTGACGATAAACTGATTCCGGAAATTGATGATAGTGCCGTTTCTCCAACTCAGGAAGATACAGCTTCGGATAAGCTTACACTGGAAGTAAAAGAACGAAATAATAAAATTAAAGAAATGGTTCAAAAAAGGCTAGGAGAGGAGCATGCTAAAATGTTCCTGCCAAATGCGATGTATTTAACGTATTACACGCCAATCCTTTCAGGAGAAAAAGAGATAACGCCTTATTTTGCAGAACATGAAAAGCCTGGAACTTTAGTCATTGAAGAGATTTCAATTAAAACATCAGGAATTATTTTTGCACAAAAAGCAATTGTAGAATTCGGTTTTTACAGCGTAGATTGGAAAGATGGTGACAGCAAAGGCAATGTAAAAGGAAAAAGCATGAATGTCTGGCAAAAGAATGATAGTGGAGAATTAATGCTTTTTAGACAAATGGTAAATCATGATTAA
- a CDS encoding arsenate reductase ArsC — MEKKILILCTGNSCRSQIAEGYMKHFAGNKAIVYSAGVETHGVNPKAIAIMKEDGIDILNHTSNNIDEYYNIDFDYVITVCDNAKERCPFFPTKAQKFHYNFPDPAKATGTDSEIEEQFRNVRNLIKEYCKNFADNNLN; from the coding sequence ATGGAAAAGAAAATACTAATATTATGCACAGGAAATAGTTGCAGAAGCCAGATTGCAGAAGGTTATATGAAACATTTTGCAGGTAATAAAGCAATCGTTTACAGTGCCGGAGTAGAAACTCATGGTGTAAATCCGAAAGCAATTGCTATCATGAAAGAAGACGGAATTGACATTTTGAATCACACTTCAAATAACATTGACGAATACTATAATATTGATTTTGATTATGTTATTACGGTTTGTGACAATGCCAAAGAAAGATGTCCGTTTTTTCCAACTAAGGCACAAAAATTTCATTACAATTTTCCCGATCCTGCCAAAGCAACGGGAACAGATTCTGAAATAGAAGAACAATTTAGAAACGTTAGAAATCTTATAAAAGAATATTGCAAGAATTTTGCTGACAATAATCTAAATTAA